In Girardinichthys multiradiatus isolate DD_20200921_A chromosome 18, DD_fGirMul_XY1, whole genome shotgun sequence, a single window of DNA contains:
- the apbb1 gene encoding amyloid beta precursor protein binding family B member 1 isoform X2 — protein sequence MGGHDDEDVSYVVNKQKQDEELKNKLNEGSHWCDQEPIGNNAKRVKEGQNQLRKVTENQQDQDHNCNINQNGNKEDFPLQNITQEEQQGNEEQTKSPKIAMTPGLSQEESKNILNEPLLIDTLESEEEKEREEDDKEKDNHSEVHEETSGGGRGEKPAEQSNIESHREASVVGRNACLLFSNMNGTPSDEETSWPSLSQDHSDNSPNGNRESFWDSSAFETDTDLPSGWMRVRDTSGTYYWHIPTGTTQWEPPSPLGKVGDSMMSSTMSLETTPCEEPEETWAQLSSTDDGGDEGELWKEEGEAASDQSLKEFEGATLRYASINLNYNCSQSEEDKKLAPQCTDLETKCFAVRSLGWVEMSEEDLAPGKSSMAVNNCIRQLSYHKHNLHDTAGIWGEGKDMLMVLENDTMNLIDPLGQTLLHSQPIGNIRVWGVGRDNGRDFAYVARDNLTQVLKCHVFRCDSPAKNIATSLHEMCSKIMMERKANKPGVSRLNSDPSKPFAIPVEEFPAPKNELFQRFHVYYLGCIPVARPVGMEILNEALEFAITGRDKNDWTPVSVNVAPATLTILSKQDDEVLSECRVRFLSFMGVGKDVRTFAFIMAEGPQEFTCHMFWCDPNAASLSEAVQAACMLRYQKCLDARPPSLASCLPTPPADSVARRVKKGVQSLLGTFKSYRSGSQSP from the exons ATGGGTGGTCACGATGATGAAGATGTGTCatatgttgtaaataagcaaaAGCAAGACGAAGAGCTTAAAAACAAGCTGAACGAAGGCAGCCACTGGTGTGACCAGGAGCCTATCGGTAACAATGCCAAACGGGTTAAAGAAGGCCAAAACCAGCTCCGCAAAGTAACCGAGAACCAACAGGATCAGGACCACAACTGCAATATCAACCAGAATGGTAACAAAGAAGACTTTCCTCTCCAGAACATCACTCAGGAAGAACAACAGGGAAATGAGGAGCAGACAAAGTCTCCCAAAATAGCAATGACACCTGGCCTCAGTCAGGAGGAGTCCAAGAACATCCTTAATGAGCCACTACTTATTGACACACTGGAGTCTgaagaagagaaagagagagaagaggatGACAAAGAGAAAGATAACCATTCTGAAGTGCATGAGGAGACTTCAGGTGGTGGCAGAGGAGAGAAACCTGCAGAACAAAGTAACATTGAGTCTCATAGAGAAGCCAGTGTTGTGGGGAGAAATGCGTGCCTCCTCTTCTCCAACATGAATGGGACCCCAAGTGATGAAGAGACCAGCTGGCCTTCATTGTCTCAGGACCACTCAGACAATTCTCCAAATGGGAACAGAG AATCTTTTTGGGACTCCAGTGCCTTTGAGACAGACACGGACCTCCCTTCTGGGTGGATGAGGGTGCGTGACACATCAGGCACATATTACTGGCATATTCCCACAGGCACCACCCAGTGGGAACCTCCGTCACCCCTGGGTAAAGTTGGCGACTCCATGATGTCCTCTACCATGTCTCTGGAGACCACACCCTGTGAGGAACCTGAG GAAACTTGGGCTCAGCTTTCCAGCACAGATGATGGTGGGGATGAAGGGGAACTGTGGAAG GAGGAGGGAGAAGCTGCATCTGATCAGAGTCTGAAGGAGTTTGAGGGAGCAACTCTACGCTATGCATCTATCAACTTAAA CTACAATTGCTCCCAATCAGAGGAAGACAAAAAACTTGCTCCACAGTGTACAGATTTGGAGACTAAG TGTTTTGCAGTGCGTTCTCTGGGCTGGGTGGAGATGTCTGAGGAGGACCTGGCACCTGGCAAGAGCAGTATGGCTGTCAACAACTGCATCCGACAGCTTTCTTATCACAAACACAACCTTCATGACACTGCTGGGATCTGGGGAGAG GGTAAGGACATGCTAATGGTCTTGGAGAACGACACGATGAACTTGATCGACCCACTGGGCCAGACTCTACTTCATTCTCAGCCGATTGGGAACATCCGTGTGTGGGGCGTCGGCAGAGACAATGGAAG GGATTTTGCTTACGTGGCTCGAGACAACCTCACTCAAGTGttgaagtgtcatgttttccgcTGCGACTCACCTGCCAAGAACATTGCCACCAGCTTGCACGAGATGTGTTCAAAG ATCATGATGGAGAGAAAGGCAAATAAGCCAGGGGTGAGCAGACTCAACTCGGACCCAAGTAAACCTTTTGCCATCCCTGTTGAAG AGTTTCCTGCTCCAAAAAATGAGCTCTTCCAGCGCTTCCATGTTTATTATCTTGGCTGTATACCGGTGGCCAGACCAGTTG GAATGGAGATATTGAATGAAGCATTAGAGTTTGCAATAACTGGCAGAGATAAAAATGACTGGACTCCTGTTTCTGTCAATGTTGCACCGGCCACCCTCACTATACTTTCAAAACAG GACGATGAAGTCCTGTCCGAGTGTAGGGTGCGTTTCCTGTCTTTCATGGGTGTGGGGAAGGACGTCCGCACCTTTGCTTTCATCATGGCGGAAGGTCCCCAAGAGTTCACCTGTCACATGTTTTGGTGCGACCCCAACGCTGCCAGTCTGAGTGAGGCTGTGCAGGCTGCCTGCATG cTTCGCTATCAGAAATGTTTGGATGCTCGCCCACCCAGCCTGGCCTCCTGCCTGCCCACTCCTCCCGCTGACTCTGTGGCTCGACGGGTTAAGAAAGGGGTGCAGAGTCTGCTGGGCACCTTTAAGAGCTACAGGTCAGGTTCTCAGTCCCCATGA
- the apbb1 gene encoding amyloid beta precursor protein binding family B member 1 isoform X1, producing MGGHDDEDVSYVVNKQKQDEELKNKLNEGSHWCDQEPIGNNAKRVKEGQNQLRKVTENQQDQDHNCNINQNGNKEDFPLQNITQEEQQGNEEQTKSPKIAMTPGLSQEESKNILNEPLLIDTLESEEEKEREEDDKEKDNHSEVHEETSGGGRGEKPAEQSNIESHREASVVGRNACLLFSNMNGTPSDEETSWPSLSQDHSDNSPNGNRESFWDSSAFETDTDLPSGWMRVRDTSGTYYWHIPTGTTQWEPPSPLGKVGDSMMSSTMSLETTPCEEPEETWAQLSSTDDGGDEGELWKEEGEAASDQSLKEFEGATLRYASINLNYNCSQSEEDKKLAPQCTDLETKCFAVRSLGWVEMSEEDLAPGKSSMAVNNCIRQLSYHKHNLHDTAGIWGEGKDMLMVLENDTMNLIDPLGQTLLHSQPIGNIRVWGVGRDNGRERDFAYVARDNLTQVLKCHVFRCDSPAKNIATSLHEMCSKIMMERKANKPGVSRLNSDPSKPFAIPVEEFPAPKNELFQRFHVYYLGCIPVARPVGMEILNEALEFAITGRDKNDWTPVSVNVAPATLTILSKQDDEVLSECRVRFLSFMGVGKDVRTFAFIMAEGPQEFTCHMFWCDPNAASLSEAVQAACMLRYQKCLDARPPSLASCLPTPPADSVARRVKKGVQSLLGTFKSYRSGSQSP from the exons ATGGGTGGTCACGATGATGAAGATGTGTCatatgttgtaaataagcaaaAGCAAGACGAAGAGCTTAAAAACAAGCTGAACGAAGGCAGCCACTGGTGTGACCAGGAGCCTATCGGTAACAATGCCAAACGGGTTAAAGAAGGCCAAAACCAGCTCCGCAAAGTAACCGAGAACCAACAGGATCAGGACCACAACTGCAATATCAACCAGAATGGTAACAAAGAAGACTTTCCTCTCCAGAACATCACTCAGGAAGAACAACAGGGAAATGAGGAGCAGACAAAGTCTCCCAAAATAGCAATGACACCTGGCCTCAGTCAGGAGGAGTCCAAGAACATCCTTAATGAGCCACTACTTATTGACACACTGGAGTCTgaagaagagaaagagagagaagaggatGACAAAGAGAAAGATAACCATTCTGAAGTGCATGAGGAGACTTCAGGTGGTGGCAGAGGAGAGAAACCTGCAGAACAAAGTAACATTGAGTCTCATAGAGAAGCCAGTGTTGTGGGGAGAAATGCGTGCCTCCTCTTCTCCAACATGAATGGGACCCCAAGTGATGAAGAGACCAGCTGGCCTTCATTGTCTCAGGACCACTCAGACAATTCTCCAAATGGGAACAGAG AATCTTTTTGGGACTCCAGTGCCTTTGAGACAGACACGGACCTCCCTTCTGGGTGGATGAGGGTGCGTGACACATCAGGCACATATTACTGGCATATTCCCACAGGCACCACCCAGTGGGAACCTCCGTCACCCCTGGGTAAAGTTGGCGACTCCATGATGTCCTCTACCATGTCTCTGGAGACCACACCCTGTGAGGAACCTGAG GAAACTTGGGCTCAGCTTTCCAGCACAGATGATGGTGGGGATGAAGGGGAACTGTGGAAG GAGGAGGGAGAAGCTGCATCTGATCAGAGTCTGAAGGAGTTTGAGGGAGCAACTCTACGCTATGCATCTATCAACTTAAA CTACAATTGCTCCCAATCAGAGGAAGACAAAAAACTTGCTCCACAGTGTACAGATTTGGAGACTAAG TGTTTTGCAGTGCGTTCTCTGGGCTGGGTGGAGATGTCTGAGGAGGACCTGGCACCTGGCAAGAGCAGTATGGCTGTCAACAACTGCATCCGACAGCTTTCTTATCACAAACACAACCTTCATGACACTGCTGGGATCTGGGGAGAG GGTAAGGACATGCTAATGGTCTTGGAGAACGACACGATGAACTTGATCGACCCACTGGGCCAGACTCTACTTCATTCTCAGCCGATTGGGAACATCCGTGTGTGGGGCGTCGGCAGAGACAATGGAAG GGAAAG GGATTTTGCTTACGTGGCTCGAGACAACCTCACTCAAGTGttgaagtgtcatgttttccgcTGCGACTCACCTGCCAAGAACATTGCCACCAGCTTGCACGAGATGTGTTCAAAG ATCATGATGGAGAGAAAGGCAAATAAGCCAGGGGTGAGCAGACTCAACTCGGACCCAAGTAAACCTTTTGCCATCCCTGTTGAAG AGTTTCCTGCTCCAAAAAATGAGCTCTTCCAGCGCTTCCATGTTTATTATCTTGGCTGTATACCGGTGGCCAGACCAGTTG GAATGGAGATATTGAATGAAGCATTAGAGTTTGCAATAACTGGCAGAGATAAAAATGACTGGACTCCTGTTTCTGTCAATGTTGCACCGGCCACCCTCACTATACTTTCAAAACAG GACGATGAAGTCCTGTCCGAGTGTAGGGTGCGTTTCCTGTCTTTCATGGGTGTGGGGAAGGACGTCCGCACCTTTGCTTTCATCATGGCGGAAGGTCCCCAAGAGTTCACCTGTCACATGTTTTGGTGCGACCCCAACGCTGCCAGTCTGAGTGAGGCTGTGCAGGCTGCCTGCATG cTTCGCTATCAGAAATGTTTGGATGCTCGCCCACCCAGCCTGGCCTCCTGCCTGCCCACTCCTCCCGCTGACTCTGTGGCTCGACGGGTTAAGAAAGGGGTGCAGAGTCTGCTGGGCACCTTTAAGAGCTACAGGTCAGGTTCTCAGTCCCCATGA